A region of Trichocoleus desertorum ATA4-8-CV12 DNA encodes the following proteins:
- a CDS encoding photosystem II manganese-stabilizing polypeptide — MRYRALIVSLLALCLGVLTACSSGPSTTVNRDLLTYEQIRGTGLANTCPQLDETSRGSISVDTSKSYTLNGLCLQPIDFFVKEESVSKRSQASFKPAKLVTRQTSSIEAVNGALQPNSDGSFTFKEEDGLDFQAITVQLAGGERVPFLFTIKDLVAQTQPGLNGVINTSTDFEGKFKVPSYRTSNFLDPKGRGLATGYDNAVALPAQADSAELTRENVKSFNVGQGQISLQVAKIDNTTGEIAGTFESEQPSETDMGSREPLEVKIRGIFYARLEPGQA, encoded by the coding sequence ATGAGGTATCGTGCTTTAATCGTTTCACTCCTCGCCTTGTGCTTGGGTGTGCTGACTGCTTGTAGCAGTGGGCCAAGTACTACTGTGAACCGGGATCTACTCACCTACGAGCAGATTAGAGGAACTGGTTTGGCAAACACTTGTCCCCAACTCGATGAGACCTCACGTGGTTCCATCAGTGTGGATACTAGCAAGTCTTACACCCTGAACGGCTTGTGCTTGCAGCCAATCGACTTCTTTGTGAAGGAAGAAAGTGTTAGCAAGCGTTCTCAAGCGTCCTTCAAGCCTGCGAAGCTAGTGACTCGCCAAACTTCTTCCATCGAAGCTGTAAATGGTGCATTGCAGCCTAATTCAGATGGCAGCTTCACCTTTAAAGAAGAAGATGGTCTCGACTTCCAAGCCATCACCGTGCAATTGGCTGGTGGTGAGCGGGTGCCTTTCCTATTTACTATCAAAGACTTGGTGGCTCAAACCCAACCTGGTTTGAATGGTGTGATCAACACCTCTACTGACTTTGAAGGTAAGTTCAAAGTCCCCTCCTATCGGACCTCCAACTTCTTAGACCCCAAAGGTCGCGGTCTGGCTACAGGGTATGACAACGCCGTTGCCCTCCCAGCTCAAGCGGATAGTGCTGAACTAACACGCGAAAACGTGAAGAGCTTTAATGTGGGTCAAGGTCAGATTTCTCTCCAAGTCGCTAAGATTGACAACACTACTGGCGAAATTGCTGGCACCTTTGAAAGTGAGCAACCTTCGGAAACTGACATGGGTTCTCGTGAGCCTTTAGAAGTCAAAATCCGGGGTATTTTCTACGCTCGTCTGGAGCCAGGTCAAGCCTAA
- a CDS encoding ADP-ribosylglycohydrolase family protein, protein MRYSLLSQFQGVLVGAAIGELLGVYWAQVTPVDPLNSTAPPLPLNCPEQWSHLLTATSVREKLSISESGWGRLVVRGAQSLVRRGDLDFADWQQPRQPNPQKAADLGTLRASLRASELAIASLPIALFFHEDEAKIYQNLERLSQEVAPEPSSILPSFMISLAIAQALQNQFHPQRSIPQMIAAITRLETRLGRPVAKADSVAILMQQLAQVQTLLEQQASLERARSQLCQSPQQALQATPTLHELQPIMAALYCCLATPNDWRLAVLRSLQMQMAPALVATLTGAMSGAANSLAGIPVEWRLALDHPNSSSTLKSLWQVVEFEAEVMELASDLLATWSGTYDTQKFPVKRYHVPAIAAPHVIRPR, encoded by the coding sequence ATGCGGTACTCACTCTTGAGCCAGTTTCAAGGTGTACTGGTAGGCGCAGCCATCGGAGAACTGTTAGGAGTGTATTGGGCTCAAGTCACCCCAGTAGACCCGCTCAACTCCACAGCACCTCCACTACCTTTGAATTGCCCGGAGCAATGGTCACACCTGTTAACCGCTACCTCAGTTCGAGAGAAACTCAGCATCTCTGAGTCAGGATGGGGCCGCTTAGTCGTGCGGGGCGCTCAAAGTTTAGTGCGGCGAGGAGATCTGGATTTCGCAGATTGGCAGCAGCCTCGCCAACCCAATCCTCAGAAAGCTGCTGATTTGGGAACGCTGAGAGCAAGTCTGAGGGCAAGTGAGCTGGCGATCGCTAGCCTTCCGATCGCGCTGTTCTTTCATGAAGATGAAGCTAAGATTTATCAGAACCTAGAACGGCTTAGCCAGGAAGTTGCACCTGAACCCAGCTCAATTCTGCCAAGCTTTATGATTAGTTTGGCGATCGCGCAAGCCCTGCAAAACCAGTTTCATCCCCAGCGCTCAATTCCCCAAATGATTGCGGCCATTACTCGCTTAGAAACGAGATTAGGTCGCCCTGTGGCCAAGGCAGACTCCGTGGCAATCTTGATGCAGCAATTGGCTCAAGTACAAACTTTACTAGAGCAGCAGGCCAGCTTGGAACGAGCGCGATCGCAGCTATGCCAATCTCCACAGCAAGCGCTACAGGCCACCCCTACCCTTCACGAACTACAACCGATCATGGCAGCACTTTATTGTTGCCTTGCCACCCCTAACGACTGGCGTCTCGCAGTCTTACGCTCGCTACAGATGCAAATGGCGCCAGCCTTAGTCGCAACTCTGACGGGTGCTATGTCGGGAGCGGCCAACAGCCTAGCTGGAATTCCTGTGGAGTGGCGCTTAGCCCTCGATCACCCCAACTCTAGCTCTACCCTGAAATCACTTTGGCAAGTGGTGGAGTTTGAAGCAGAGGTAATGGAATTAGCTTCCGACTTGCTAGCTACCTGGTCGGGCACCTATGATACACAAAAGTTTCCAGTTAAGCGCTACCACGTCCCAGCGATCGCCGCTCCCCATGTGATTCGTCCCCGCTAA